From Synechococcus sp. UW69, the proteins below share one genomic window:
- a CDS encoding DUF4912 domain-containing protein — MSQTLSSLARLTLRQLRQIASDLGVPLYSRKSKETLVDEVAQRQQKRGGDLKAIEAELNAPAVSTSDTRVVFLPRDPQWAYVFWEISEADRKVAQKDGASRLCLRLSDVTGMQDGNAHPHTLQEVPVDSHSTEWYLPVPLCDRDYRVELGYRIGTTWMSLAFSSVARVPALHPSEQILDQFVPFSLDAAPAAPATTTTPVSPSESSNSGLHERLYQSATVQFRRRRVGSEEFQEGFDTSGESTGLNDSGVGLWASGRSESGLGGVAPRQRSFWLVADAELIVYGATDPSARLTIGGEEVPLSTDGTFRIQVPFRDGEQMYAIEATASDGEQMRNITLNFKRETPEDNSNPASEARAEWF; from the coding sequence GTGTCTCAAACACTGTCATCACTGGCACGTCTCACCCTTCGTCAACTGCGTCAGATCGCCAGTGATCTGGGAGTGCCGCTCTACAGCCGCAAGAGCAAAGAGACCCTTGTCGACGAAGTTGCCCAGCGTCAGCAAAAGCGCGGTGGAGACCTGAAAGCCATCGAAGCTGAGCTCAACGCACCGGCCGTGAGCACGAGTGACACCCGCGTTGTGTTTCTGCCCCGTGATCCCCAATGGGCCTACGTGTTCTGGGAAATCTCGGAAGCCGATCGCAAGGTTGCCCAGAAGGATGGAGCCAGCCGTCTTTGCCTCCGCCTGTCCGATGTCACCGGCATGCAGGACGGCAACGCACATCCACATACTCTCCAGGAAGTGCCGGTCGACAGCCACAGCACCGAGTGGTATCTGCCTGTACCTCTCTGCGACCGGGATTACCGGGTCGAACTGGGCTACCGCATCGGCACGACCTGGATGTCTCTGGCCTTCTCTTCGGTGGCGCGCGTGCCTGCTCTCCACCCCAGCGAACAGATTCTTGACCAGTTCGTTCCCTTCAGCCTCGATGCTGCCCCAGCAGCACCAGCAACGACGACGACTCCCGTCTCACCAAGTGAGTCGAGCAACAGTGGTCTGCACGAGCGGCTCTACCAAAGCGCGACTGTTCAATTCCGCCGGCGCCGGGTCGGCTCTGAAGAATTCCAGGAAGGTTTCGATACCTCTGGCGAAAGCACCGGGTTGAACGACTCCGGTGTTGGTCTGTGGGCCAGCGGCCGCAGCGAGTCCGGCCTGGGTGGCGTGGCACCTCGCCAACGCTCCTTCTGGCTGGTGGCCGACGCCGAACTGATCGTGTACGGCGCCACCGACCCTTCGGCGCGCCTCACCATCGGAGGCGAGGAAGTTCCTCTCTCCACCGATGGCACCTTCCGGATTCAGGTGCCCTTCCGTGATGGCGAACAGATGTATGCCATCGAGGCCACAGCCTCTGATGGAGAGCAGATGCGCAACATCACGCTCAATTTCAAGCGTGAGACCCCTGAAGACAACAGCAACCCCGCCAGCGAAGCTCGCGCCGAGTGGTTCTGA
- a CDS encoding phycobiliprotein lyase — MLDISDALSFFRLSCGRWTSQRSQHHLLHRRAEAGASFIVVEELLKGDERLAEIAERNNESVERIVGGCWVRWSGSMAWDRAGESHEDQTMFGLIPEDETGRRGLLLRDRGYAEKAPVAGQFRMDEENGLILTTDYEMMSSLERFWFAGPNLRLRTSTVQGLSNNASFCMETRQLDDRPETSHNAQTAISAAGLAPFGW; from the coding sequence ATGCTTGATATCTCTGACGCCCTCAGCTTCTTTCGCCTGAGCTGTGGCCGGTGGACTTCGCAGCGCAGCCAGCATCATCTGCTGCATCGCCGAGCCGAAGCCGGAGCCTCCTTCATCGTCGTAGAGGAACTGCTGAAGGGAGACGAGCGACTCGCGGAGATCGCCGAGCGCAACAACGAGAGCGTTGAGCGAATCGTCGGCGGCTGCTGGGTGCGCTGGAGCGGATCAATGGCCTGGGACCGCGCCGGTGAATCCCACGAGGACCAGACCATGTTCGGACTGATCCCCGAGGACGAGACGGGGCGACGCGGACTATTGCTACGGGATCGCGGCTACGCCGAAAAAGCACCGGTGGCGGGCCAGTTCCGTATGGACGAAGAAAACGGCCTAATCCTCACCACCGATTACGAAATGATGAGCTCCCTGGAGCGCTTCTGGTTCGCGGGTCCGAACCTGCGGCTGCGCACCAGCACGGTTCAGGGGCTCTCCAACAACGCCTCCTTCTGCATGGAGACCCGGCAGCTGGACGACAGGCCGGAGACCAGCCATAACGCGCAAACTGCCATCAGCGCAGCAGGCCTCGCCCCGTTCGGTTGGTAA
- a CDS encoding class I SAM-dependent methyltransferase — MAGFGSPKSGKNKKNLPRRTLQITGDTLIEKAINYHARGDQVNAEKYYRKAINRGISNSAIFSNLGVICKNSGRSDEAIYLYKKAIELSPNHPDAHSNLGNLYMEIASLDQALASTLKSLELKPNNPTALMNLGRIYQLLGQLDQALTSILKSLELNPDHPDAHMKLGGIYKDLGNLDQALTSTLKSLELNPDNPDAHMNLGGIYKDLGNLDQALASTLKSLELKPDNPTAHMNLGDIYKDLGNLEQALTFTLKSIDLKPENTSAISNTLEILEDLNLTQSNSDDIARAYELLLARTDISHHRLTKTFKQAFTPLIIEASSFNPIICNKNKALKTLASDWRFLKSLSLMIPTKPIIELFLTRLRREILKLNQKGYAMPEQLKALTEALAIQCHLNEYAYYTTEEEKEYIDHTISNAVDNQEIVNQSLAIIGCYVAIHATPIKADCISNYPAINSISKELIKVQHTEPNQEKQIILSLQEHQNTTNSTSLRVQEMYEENPYPRYKYSDITSKKLASPISKIIGIETTKQGLSFRDELRRPNEWSKVLIAGCGTGNQVINATRYKNVQITAIDISSRSLAYAIRKTTEYKMNNVIFKKLDLLNISELREMFDIIECSGVLHHMEQPADGLSALVKQLKPGGYIKLGLYSEIARKSIVSARKTIQMMGLKSSPECIRKFRKKVLDGEIKELIDIPQYARDFYSLSECRDLCFHIQEHRFTTGELEKLLNSQQLTFCGFMIPGQIKKLYGDQYPEDINMTSLKNWGQFEQDNSSTFRGMYQFWAQKK; from the coding sequence ATGGCAGGGTTTGGGAGCCCCAAAAGCGGCAAAAACAAAAAGAATCTCCCAAGGAGAACACTACAAATCACTGGAGATACTCTTATTGAAAAAGCTATTAACTACCATGCGAGAGGAGATCAAGTAAATGCGGAGAAATACTACAGAAAGGCCATAAATCGCGGGATCTCAAATTCAGCAATATTTTCAAATTTAGGAGTAATTTGCAAGAATAGCGGAAGATCAGACGAGGCAATTTACTTATACAAAAAAGCTATTGAATTAAGCCCCAATCACCCAGATGCGCATTCTAATCTTGGTAATCTATACATGGAGATTGCCAGCCTTGATCAGGCACTTGCTTCCACCCTCAAATCGCTAGAGCTCAAACCTAATAATCCCACTGCCCTCATGAATCTGGGCAGAATTTACCAACTCCTTGGACAACTCGATCAGGCTCTTACTTCCATTCTCAAATCCCTAGAGCTCAACCCTGATCACCCCGACGCCCACATGAAACTGGGCGGCATCTACAAAGATCTCGGCAACCTTGATCAGGCTCTTACCTCCACTCTCAAATCACTCGAGCTCAATCCTGACAACCCTGATGCCCACATGAACCTGGGTGGCATCTACAAAGATCTTGGCAATCTTGATCAGGCTCTTGCATCCACTCTCAAATCACTCGAGCTCAAGCCTGATAACCCCACTGCCCACATGAACCTGGGCGACATCTACAAAGATCTCGGCAATCTCGAACAAGCTCTTACTTTTACCCTAAAATCCATAGATCTAAAACCAGAGAACACCAGCGCCATATCAAATACTCTAGAGATACTGGAAGACCTTAACCTCACTCAATCAAACTCCGATGACATCGCAAGGGCGTATGAACTCCTACTTGCAAGAACAGACATCTCACATCACAGACTAACAAAGACATTCAAGCAAGCATTTACCCCATTGATCATCGAAGCATCTTCATTCAACCCTATTATTTGCAACAAAAATAAAGCATTAAAAACACTGGCTTCTGACTGGAGATTTCTTAAATCGCTGAGCTTAATGATTCCCACAAAGCCAATAATCGAATTGTTTTTAACCAGGCTAAGAAGAGAAATCCTAAAATTAAATCAAAAAGGATATGCAATGCCAGAACAATTAAAGGCATTAACCGAAGCCTTAGCAATTCAATGTCACTTGAATGAATATGCCTACTACACAACAGAAGAAGAAAAAGAATACATAGATCATACTATTAGCAATGCGGTCGACAATCAAGAAATTGTCAATCAAAGTCTGGCAATAATAGGTTGCTACGTAGCGATTCATGCAACACCAATAAAAGCAGATTGCATTAGCAACTACCCCGCTATCAATAGCATTAGCAAAGAACTGATCAAAGTCCAACATACAGAGCCGAATCAAGAAAAACAAATTATATTGTCACTTCAGGAGCATCAAAACACTACTAATTCAACCTCACTGCGCGTTCAAGAGATGTATGAGGAGAATCCTTATCCGAGATACAAGTACTCGGACATAACTTCTAAGAAATTAGCAAGCCCAATTTCCAAAATCATCGGCATTGAGACAACTAAACAAGGGCTTTCTTTCCGAGACGAGTTAAGAAGACCAAACGAATGGTCAAAAGTCCTGATTGCTGGCTGTGGCACAGGCAACCAAGTCATCAATGCTACTAGGTACAAAAATGTTCAGATCACAGCTATTGACATTAGTAGCAGAAGCTTGGCATATGCAATAAGGAAAACAACGGAATACAAGATGAATAATGTTATCTTTAAAAAGTTAGATCTTCTTAACATCTCTGAGCTCAGAGAAATGTTTGACATTATTGAATGCAGCGGAGTTCTCCACCATATGGAACAACCAGCAGATGGACTCTCCGCATTAGTTAAACAACTTAAACCTGGTGGATACATCAAGTTAGGCCTGTATAGCGAGATTGCACGTAAAAGTATTGTGAGCGCACGGAAAACAATTCAAATGATGGGACTGAAAAGCTCTCCTGAATGTATAAGGAAGTTCAGGAAGAAAGTACTGGATGGAGAAATCAAAGAACTCATAGATATTCCACAATATGCAAGAGATTTTTATTCACTCTCAGAATGTAGAGACCTTTGCTTCCATATTCAAGAGCATCGTTTTACCACAGGAGAGCTAGAAAAACTACTGAATTCTCAGCAGTTGACATTTTGTGGATTCATGATTCCAGGCCAAATCAAGAAGCTCTACGGAGATCAATATCCAGAAGACATTAACATGACCTCGTTAAAAAATTGGGGTCAATTTGAACAAGACAATTCTTCAACTTTTAGAGGCATGTATCAATTTTGGGCTCAAAAAAAATGA
- the sufC gene encoding Fe-S cluster assembly ATPase SufC: protein MIRPDAELLLDIQDLHASVEDNPILKGVNLQVRAGEIHAVMGRNGSGKSTLSKVLAGHPAYRVTGGTVRYRGQDLFELDPEERARLGVFLGFQYPVEIPGVSNLEFLRVSTNARREKQGEEELDTFAFEDHVHDKLKVVQMDPAFLERSVNEGFSGGEKKRNEILQMALLEPVVAILDETDSGLDIDALRIVAGGVNQLATEDNATLLITHYQRLLDEITPDYVHVMAAGQILRTGGRELALELEQTGYDWVDQELATQGAA, encoded by the coding sequence GTGATTCGCCCTGACGCTGAGCTGCTGCTCGACATCCAAGACCTGCATGCCTCCGTCGAGGACAATCCCATCCTCAAGGGGGTGAATCTGCAGGTGCGTGCTGGTGAGATCCATGCCGTGATGGGCCGCAACGGCAGTGGCAAGAGCACTCTCTCCAAGGTGTTGGCTGGGCATCCGGCGTATCGAGTCACGGGCGGCACCGTTCGCTACCGCGGTCAGGATCTGTTTGAGCTGGATCCTGAGGAACGGGCCCGGCTGGGGGTGTTTCTCGGATTTCAGTACCCGGTTGAGATCCCCGGCGTCAGCAACCTGGAGTTCCTGCGGGTGTCCACCAATGCTCGGCGGGAGAAACAGGGGGAGGAGGAGCTCGACACGTTTGCCTTTGAGGATCACGTGCACGACAAGCTCAAGGTGGTGCAGATGGACCCCGCCTTCCTCGAGCGGAGTGTGAATGAAGGGTTCTCCGGTGGTGAGAAAAAGCGCAACGAGATCCTGCAGATGGCGCTGCTTGAGCCTGTGGTGGCGATTCTCGATGAAACCGATTCGGGTCTCGATATCGACGCCCTGCGCATCGTTGCCGGTGGAGTGAATCAATTGGCGACGGAAGACAACGCCACGCTGTTGATCACCCACTACCAGCGTCTTCTTGATGAGATAACCCCGGACTATGTCCATGTGATGGCTGCGGGCCAGATCCTGCGCACTGGCGGACGGGAACTGGCCCTTGAGCTCGAGCAGACCGGATACGACTGGGTGGATCAGGAGCTGGCCACCCAGGGGGCTGCTTAA
- a CDS encoding ferredoxin-thioredoxin reductase catalytic domain-containing protein, translating to MSDAPQEPTAESLEVIRKFAQTYAQRTGTYFCADPSVTAVVLKGLARHKDDLGGALCPCRHYDDKEAEVSQAFWNCPCVPMRERKECHCMLFLTEDNPFACPDKTQSISTETINATVG from the coding sequence ATGTCCGACGCCCCTCAAGAGCCGACAGCAGAAAGCCTGGAGGTGATCCGCAAGTTCGCTCAAACCTACGCGCAGCGGACAGGCACCTATTTCTGTGCTGATCCCAGTGTCACCGCTGTTGTTCTGAAAGGTCTCGCGCGTCATAAGGACGACCTAGGAGGCGCTCTTTGCCCCTGCCGGCACTACGACGACAAAGAGGCCGAGGTCTCCCAGGCCTTTTGGAACTGCCCCTGTGTTCCGATGCGTGAACGCAAGGAATGCCACTGCATGCTCTTCCTCACTGAGGACAATCCTTTCGCCTGCCCTGACAAGACGCAGTCCATCTCCACTGAAACGATTAACGCCACCGTCGGCTGA
- the sufD gene encoding Fe-S cluster assembly protein SufD: MLSSVLAPVQERGRAALEHLGLPSRREESWRLTDLKRLAAVSALPTSASKSSAPLPPSSEGVTRLVLNGSDDPLAGQLLPEGITVLNADELKQALGHTLDCCGCAQAWPVEFNHAKAQQILALRVQGCVGSLELVLAAGAGLNATRVLLLLEEKAELELLQVLLAEGASAHSHVLEVHLGQEAQLRHGVLATADGASSLMAHLAVEQEPRSSYALTSVVQGWSFGRVEPRVVQVDGQAQTVLKGLAVTGAEQQLATHTAVRFDGPEGELDQLQKCLAGGQSHAIFNGAISVPRDAQRTNAAQLSRNLLLSDRARVDTKPELEIVADDVRCAHGATVSQLQDDQLFYLQSRGIAAAEATALLLRGACQEVIEQLPAAAQAWRPLKRVMGSLAP, from the coding sequence ATGTTGAGCAGTGTGCTGGCGCCGGTTCAGGAGCGCGGTCGCGCCGCGTTGGAGCACCTCGGTCTGCCCAGCCGCCGGGAAGAGTCCTGGCGACTCACCGACCTCAAGCGTCTTGCGGCTGTGTCGGCGTTGCCGACCAGTGCGTCAAAGAGTTCAGCACCACTGCCGCCCAGCTCGGAGGGGGTGACCCGTCTGGTGCTCAACGGTTCTGACGATCCCTTGGCAGGGCAGCTCCTTCCAGAGGGGATCACGGTTCTCAATGCTGATGAGCTGAAGCAGGCCCTCGGTCACACCCTTGATTGCTGCGGTTGCGCCCAGGCCTGGCCGGTGGAGTTCAACCACGCCAAAGCGCAGCAGATCCTGGCCCTCAGGGTGCAGGGGTGCGTGGGTTCGCTGGAACTGGTCCTCGCGGCGGGTGCCGGGTTGAACGCCACCCGGGTGCTACTGCTGCTCGAGGAAAAGGCGGAGCTTGAGTTGCTGCAGGTGTTGTTGGCGGAGGGTGCGTCCGCCCACAGCCACGTGCTGGAAGTGCATTTGGGGCAGGAGGCGCAACTGCGGCATGGGGTGCTGGCCACGGCTGATGGCGCTTCGTCGTTGATGGCGCATCTGGCGGTTGAGCAGGAGCCCCGCAGCTCCTATGCCCTCACCTCGGTCGTTCAGGGCTGGAGCTTTGGACGGGTGGAGCCCCGGGTGGTGCAGGTGGATGGACAAGCGCAGACCGTGCTCAAGGGCTTGGCGGTGACCGGCGCCGAACAGCAGCTGGCCACCCATACCGCGGTGCGTTTCGACGGGCCTGAAGGGGAGTTGGATCAGTTGCAGAAATGCCTGGCCGGTGGCCAATCCCACGCGATTTTCAACGGTGCCATCAGTGTTCCCCGCGATGCCCAGCGCACCAATGCGGCGCAGTTGAGCCGCAACCTGCTGCTGTCTGATCGCGCCCGGGTCGACACCAAGCCCGAGCTGGAAATCGTGGCGGACGATGTGCGCTGCGCCCACGGCGCCACCGTGTCTCAGCTCCAGGACGATCAGTTGTTCTATCTCCAGAGTCGTGGGATCGCCGCGGCGGAGGCGACCGCGCTGCTGTTGCGCGGGGCCTGCCAGGAGGTGATCGAGCAGCTGCCTGCTGCTGCGCAGGCCTGGCGTCCCCTGAAGCGCGTGATGGGCAGCCTTGCCCCATGA
- a CDS encoding metalloregulator ArsR/SmtB family transcription factor has translation MSASAPASTRDAVLSLLMERGEEDAGNLAGTVGISVQAMRRHLRSLAESGLVCASSNSSGPGRPSNRWCLTDQGRAQFPDGSDRFALGLLDSMRSHLPEATVRQLLNQQAESKASQYRESLGDASLEARLEHLARLRRDEGYVTVCSRDDDGVSWRLEEAHCSVQRIAEEFPAVCDQELLLIRQTVPDCRVERVHWRLEGGHACGFRITPLAQG, from the coding sequence ATGAGCGCCTCGGCCCCTGCCAGCACCCGCGACGCCGTGCTCTCCCTGCTGATGGAGCGAGGAGAGGAAGACGCTGGCAATCTGGCCGGCACCGTGGGCATTTCCGTGCAGGCCATGCGCCGGCACCTGCGTTCTCTCGCCGAAAGTGGCTTGGTGTGCGCCAGCAGCAACTCCAGCGGCCCAGGGCGTCCCAGTAACCGCTGGTGTCTCACCGACCAGGGACGGGCCCAGTTTCCAGACGGCAGTGACCGCTTCGCCCTGGGGCTACTGGATTCGATGCGCAGCCATCTCCCCGAAGCGACCGTGCGTCAGCTGCTGAACCAGCAGGCCGAGTCGAAAGCCAGCCAATACCGAGAAAGCCTGGGCGATGCCTCCCTTGAGGCTCGCCTCGAACATCTGGCACGGCTGCGGCGCGACGAGGGCTACGTCACCGTTTGCAGCAGAGATGACGACGGCGTCAGCTGGCGACTCGAAGAGGCCCACTGTTCGGTGCAACGCATCGCCGAGGAATTTCCTGCGGTATGCGACCAAGAATTACTACTGATCCGGCAGACCGTGCCGGACTGTCGAGTCGAACGCGTGCATTGGCGGCTCGAGGGCGGTCACGCTTGCGGCTTCCGGATCACTCCACTTGCCCAGGGCTGA
- a CDS encoding phosphatidylserine/phosphatidylglycerophosphate/cardiolipin synthase family protein, with amino-acid sequence MLKSKLALMAAALLCSGCSQAGSVVGESPAALALPNKIDVVFNHNATSRYRSPLTGAWRNGDDLEQWLIAAIDAAHEEVLVAVQELSLPRVAQALIAAKQRGVHVAVVLENNYSTAWSEQRPSRLNQRERKRWHQLNQLADSDGDGTTSPEEAFQGDAVALLKAAHIPLIDDTEDGSRGSGLMHQKFLVVDQTSVITGSANLTSSGLHGDARRPSSRGNVNHLLRFNSPGLASVFRKEFTQMWGDGPGGNPDSRFGLQKASEGSQTVRVGNTQVDVLFSPHPKRNQGHGLNLLAKQLNKARQRVDMALFVFSAQQLTNVLREQIKQGVEIRLVADPGFANRPFSEVLDLLGVTLPDHTCKVEANNQPLDQALEGIGTPRLARGDKLHHKFAVIDNRKVITGSFNWSPSAAHTNDETLLVIHSHQLAKHFTREMDRLWDTAELGITARIRRKLDRQKIRCGEGVERE; translated from the coding sequence ATGCTGAAGAGCAAGTTGGCATTGATGGCAGCGGCTCTTCTCTGCAGTGGCTGCAGCCAGGCGGGGTCGGTTGTGGGCGAAAGCCCAGCGGCTCTTGCACTTCCCAACAAGATCGATGTGGTCTTCAACCACAACGCCACATCGCGCTACAGATCACCCCTGACTGGGGCCTGGCGCAATGGTGACGACCTGGAGCAATGGCTGATTGCAGCCATTGATGCCGCCCACGAGGAAGTGCTGGTGGCCGTTCAAGAGCTCAGCCTTCCAAGGGTTGCCCAAGCACTGATCGCGGCAAAACAACGAGGTGTGCATGTGGCAGTGGTGCTGGAGAACAACTACAGCACCGCCTGGAGCGAACAACGGCCGAGCCGATTGAACCAGCGCGAACGGAAGCGTTGGCATCAGTTAAACCAACTGGCTGATAGCGATGGGGATGGAACCACCAGCCCGGAAGAAGCCTTCCAAGGCGATGCCGTGGCCTTGCTAAAGGCTGCCCACATTCCACTCATTGACGACACAGAAGACGGCAGCCGTGGCAGTGGGCTGATGCACCAAAAGTTTCTGGTAGTCGACCAAACATCGGTGATCACCGGAAGCGCCAATCTCACCAGCTCCGGCCTGCATGGTGATGCGAGGCGGCCGTCCAGCCGCGGCAATGTGAATCACCTGCTTCGGTTCAACAGCCCTGGGCTGGCATCTGTGTTCCGCAAAGAATTCACCCAGATGTGGGGGGATGGACCCGGCGGTAATCCGGACAGTCGCTTTGGCCTGCAGAAAGCAAGCGAGGGCTCTCAAACAGTGCGGGTCGGCAACACCCAGGTGGACGTGCTGTTCTCACCTCATCCCAAAAGGAATCAGGGGCACGGGCTCAACCTGCTGGCGAAGCAGTTGAACAAGGCAAGACAACGCGTCGACATGGCCCTGTTTGTGTTCTCCGCACAGCAATTAACGAACGTGCTGCGGGAACAGATCAAACAAGGCGTAGAGATCAGGCTGGTCGCCGATCCTGGTTTTGCCAACCGCCCTTTCTCTGAAGTTCTCGATTTGCTGGGCGTCACCCTTCCGGATCACACCTGCAAGGTGGAAGCGAACAACCAGCCGCTGGATCAAGCCCTTGAAGGCATCGGCACCCCGCGCCTCGCCCGCGGCGACAAGCTCCACCACAAGTTCGCCGTGATCGACAACCGCAAAGTGATCACTGGATCCTTCAACTGGTCACCGTCTGCCGCTCACACCAACGACGAAACGCTGCTGGTGATCCACTCTCACCAACTCGCCAAACACTTCACCCGAGAGATGGATCGCCTCTGGGACACCGCCGAGCTTGGGATCACTGCAAGGATTCGCCGCAAACTGGATCGTCAAAAGATTCGATGCGGGGAGGGGGTGGAGAGGGAATAA
- a CDS encoding phycobilisome rod-core linker polypeptide translates to MDAVARVAIPLLEYAPITQNSLRSGVPNIRVGSEEGSRAYSIEIADDRDNFDTVVESGYRQIFFHAFETDRDVNLESQLKDGQITVRDFIRGLVLSDTFKRTFYGFNSNYKVVRHLCERILGRKVNGKGEELSWSIVIATKGLEGLVDVLLDSTEYLDTFGYDTVPYQRNRVLPGRELGDTPFNITTPRYDEYYRGILGFPQLIFTGGPAKKLPERAKIRKGGSPSDYMAWVSEIGSPRRVGGNSSADIDYLAKVPYRTLGR, encoded by the coding sequence GTGGATGCTGTAGCTCGCGTGGCCATTCCTCTTCTGGAGTACGCACCGATCACCCAAAACTCCCTCAGGAGTGGTGTTCCAAACATTCGCGTTGGCTCCGAGGAAGGATCGAGGGCCTACTCCATTGAGATTGCCGACGACCGGGACAACTTCGACACGGTGGTTGAGAGCGGCTACCGCCAAATCTTTTTCCACGCCTTCGAGACAGATCGGGACGTCAACCTTGAGTCCCAGCTCAAGGATGGCCAAATCACCGTTCGTGATTTCATCCGCGGCCTGGTGCTCTCCGACACCTTCAAGCGCACCTTCTACGGCTTCAACAGCAATTACAAAGTTGTCCGCCACCTTTGCGAACGGATCCTTGGCCGCAAAGTCAACGGGAAAGGCGAGGAGCTGTCTTGGTCGATCGTGATTGCGACCAAGGGCCTCGAAGGCCTGGTTGACGTTCTCCTCGACAGCACTGAATACCTCGACACCTTTGGCTACGACACTGTTCCGTACCAGCGGAACCGTGTGCTTCCCGGCCGCGAGCTCGGTGACACTCCCTTCAACATCACCACCCCTCGCTACGACGAGTACTACCGCGGAATCCTGGGCTTCCCTCAGCTCATCTTCACCGGTGGTCCTGCCAAGAAATTGCCGGAACGCGCAAAGATCCGGAAGGGTGGTTCTCCTTCGGACTACATGGCCTGGGTCAGCGAAATCGGCAGTCCACGTCGGGTGGGTGGGAACTCCAGTGCCGACATCGACTACCTGGCAAAGGTTCCTTATCGCACCCTCGGCCGCTGA
- the sufB gene encoding Fe-S cluster assembly protein SufB, giving the protein MTSTSTRDLVSQPYKYGFVTEIETDKIAKGLSEEVVRLISAKKEEPEFLLQFRLKAFRHWLTLEEPDWAALGYPEIDYQDIVYYAAPKQQDKKASLDEVDPKLLETFDKLGIPLSEQKRLSNVAVDAVFDSVSIATTYKEKLAEHGVVFCSFSEAVKEHPELIERYLGTVVSSNDNYFAALNSAVFSDGSFVFIPKGVECPMELSTYFRINSGDTGQFERTLIVAEEGASVSYLEGCTAPMFDTNQLHAAVVELVTLEDASIKYSTVQNWYAGDENGVGGIYNFVTKRGQCRGDRSRISWTQVETGSAITWKYPSCVLQGADSVGEFYSVALTNNCQQADTGTKMVHVGPRTRSTIVSKGISAGRSSNSYRGLVQMGPNAKGARNYSQCDSMLIGDQAAANTYPYIRSQQPQAAIEHEASTCRISEDQLFYLQSRGIGFEEAVSMMVSGFCRDVFNQLPMEFAAEADKLLALKLEGSVG; this is encoded by the coding sequence ATGACCAGTACCTCCACACGGGATCTCGTCAGTCAGCCGTACAAGTACGGCTTTGTCACCGAGATCGAGACCGACAAAATCGCCAAGGGTCTCAGCGAGGAGGTCGTTCGTTTGATTTCGGCCAAGAAGGAAGAGCCGGAGTTTCTGCTCCAGTTTCGGCTCAAGGCCTTCCGCCACTGGCTCACCCTGGAGGAGCCTGATTGGGCTGCTCTCGGCTATCCCGAGATCGACTACCAAGACATCGTTTACTACGCCGCGCCCAAGCAGCAGGACAAGAAGGCCAGCCTTGATGAGGTGGATCCGAAGCTTCTGGAAACCTTCGACAAGCTCGGCATCCCGTTGAGCGAACAGAAGCGCCTCAGCAATGTCGCTGTGGATGCTGTTTTCGACAGCGTGTCGATCGCCACCACCTACAAAGAGAAGTTGGCGGAACACGGTGTGGTGTTCTGTTCTTTCAGTGAAGCGGTGAAAGAGCACCCCGAGCTGATCGAGCGTTACCTCGGCACTGTTGTCTCCAGCAACGACAACTACTTCGCCGCCCTGAACTCAGCGGTGTTCAGCGACGGATCCTTTGTTTTCATCCCGAAAGGGGTGGAGTGTCCGATGGAGTTGTCCACCTATTTCAGGATCAATTCCGGGGACACCGGTCAGTTCGAGCGGACCCTGATCGTGGCCGAAGAAGGTGCCTCGGTGAGTTACCTCGAGGGCTGCACCGCCCCGATGTTTGACACCAACCAGCTCCACGCTGCGGTGGTTGAACTGGTGACCCTTGAGGATGCCTCCATCAAGTACTCCACGGTTCAGAACTGGTATGCCGGCGATGAAAACGGTGTCGGCGGGATCTACAACTTCGTGACCAAGCGCGGCCAGTGCCGCGGTGATCGCAGCCGCATCAGCTGGACCCAGGTGGAGACCGGTTCGGCCATCACCTGGAAGTACCCCAGCTGTGTGCTGCAAGGTGCTGATTCGGTAGGTGAGTTCTATTCCGTTGCACTCACCAACAACTGCCAGCAGGCCGATACCGGAACGAAGATGGTCCATGTCGGACCGCGCACCCGCTCCACGATCGTGAGCAAAGGCATCAGCGCCGGACGCTCCAGCAACAGCTACCGAGGCCTTGTGCAAATGGGGCCCAATGCCAAGGGAGCTCGTAACTACAGCCAGTGCGATTCGATGCTGATTGGCGATCAGGCTGCTGCGAACACGTACCCCTACATCCGTTCTCAGCAGCCGCAGGCGGCCATCGAGCACGAGGCCAGCACCTGTCGCATCTCCGAAGACCAGCTCTTCTATCTCCAGAGCCGTGGCATTGGTTTTGAAGAAGCCGTCTCAATGATGGTCAGTGGCTTCTGCCGCGACGTCTTCAACCAGCTGCCCATGGAGTTCGCTGCTGAGGCTGACAAATTGTTGGCCCTCAAACTCGAGGGATCCGTGGGCTGA